From a region of the Thiomicrorhabdus sp. genome:
- a CDS encoding folylpolyglutamate synthase/dihydrofolate synthase family protein: MITPNNQSNLTQWIDWLLHLHADEIDLGLERIRLVANQMQVTKPAPFVITVAGTNGKGSTVAMLSAILIEAGYKVGTYTSPHILEFNERIQINNHAVHDQTIVDAFASIEKQRKQTKLTYFEFSTLAALSIFKESQLDVVVLEVGLGGRLDAVNIVDADASIITAIDVDHIDWLGDDRDQIALEKAGVMRAGQISVCSDPKPPKTLLEFSKNLGVQFSCLSIDFTYDQTRNNDQAWLFKSLNDNESAFEFTKPALHGDFQLQNASGVVGLLFKIQDQIPVTVEQIDSGLKKVKHPGRLDSKRINHQNWLIDVAHNPQSAMVLAGYLEKQTEQPKDRIAIFSALNDKDMLPMVQAIVPYVKTWVIADLAIPRASDLTRLKSILISAGVDEVNITEYRSIDSAVQAVTIMPSCDVLVWGSFFTVSQALMSIKCMKGCW; the protein is encoded by the coding sequence ATGATAACTCCAAATAACCAGTCAAACCTCACACAATGGATAGACTGGTTACTGCATTTACATGCAGATGAAATTGACTTAGGGCTTGAACGTATACGTTTAGTCGCTAATCAAATGCAAGTTACCAAACCTGCACCTTTTGTAATTACGGTTGCAGGTACAAATGGTAAAGGTTCAACTGTAGCCATGTTGTCTGCTATTTTAATTGAAGCAGGCTATAAGGTTGGCACTTACACATCTCCTCACATTTTAGAGTTTAATGAACGTATTCAAATTAACAACCATGCGGTTCATGATCAAACCATTGTCGACGCCTTTGCCTCTATTGAAAAACAGCGTAAACAGACTAAACTTACCTATTTTGAATTTTCTACTCTAGCGGCTCTCTCAATTTTTAAAGAGTCGCAATTAGATGTCGTTGTCTTAGAAGTTGGTTTGGGTGGTCGGTTGGATGCTGTAAATATTGTAGATGCAGATGCCTCAATTATCACAGCAATTGATGTTGATCATATTGATTGGTTGGGTGATGATCGCGATCAAATTGCACTAGAGAAAGCGGGAGTTATGAGAGCAGGGCAAATATCAGTATGCTCTGACCCCAAACCACCTAAAACGTTATTAGAATTTTCTAAAAATCTTGGCGTGCAATTTAGCTGTTTATCAATTGATTTTACCTATGATCAAACACGTAATAATGACCAGGCCTGGTTATTTAAAAGTTTAAATGATAATGAATCAGCTTTTGAATTTACTAAGCCTGCATTACATGGTGATTTTCAGCTACAAAATGCCTCGGGCGTGGTTGGTTTGTTGTTTAAAATTCAAGACCAAATACCTGTGACAGTTGAGCAGATAGATTCAGGATTAAAGAAGGTTAAGCATCCTGGACGATTGGACTCTAAGCGAATAAATCACCAAAACTGGTTAATTGATGTGGCTCATAATCCGCAATCAGCCATGGTATTAGCGGGTTACTTAGAAAAACAGACTGAACAACCCAAAGATCGCATTGCTATTTTTTCGGCATTGAATGACAAAGACATGTTGCCGATGGTTCAGGCGATTGTGCCCTATGTAAAAACCTGGGTAATTGCAGATTTAGCTATTCCAAGAGCATCTGACTTAACTCGGCTTAAATCTATTTTGATTTCGGCTGGTGTTGATGAAGTAAATATTACGGAATACCGCTCTATTGATTCTGCTGTTCAAGCAGTAACGATAATGCCAAGCTGCGATGTTTTGGTCTGGGGTTCATTCTTTACGGTTTCGCAAGCATTAATGTCTATTAAATGTATGAAAGGGTGTTGGTAG
- the accD gene encoding acetyl-CoA carboxylase, carboxyltransferase subunit beta has product MNWFEKILPSIKQVTERKKSVPEGLWTKCPKCESTLYRSEVARNQEVCPKCDHHMRLGGRQRLETFLDDGSFVETSANVTPVDALKFKDLKKYKDRISAAQKATGEKDSFITGSGTIEGLPVMVGAFEFKFMGGSMGSVVGEKFVRAVNEAIERKTPFICFSASGGARMQEALFSLMQMAKTSAALGRLRAQGLPFISVLTDPTMGGVSASFAMLGDLNVAEPKALIGFAGPRVIEQTVREKLPEGFQRSEFLLEHGAIDRIIHRHNLRTELADICKMLQNKPA; this is encoded by the coding sequence ATGAACTGGTTTGAAAAGATTTTACCAAGTATTAAGCAGGTAACAGAGCGTAAGAAGTCTGTTCCAGAGGGGCTTTGGACTAAATGCCCTAAGTGTGAAAGTACTTTATACCGCTCTGAAGTAGCACGCAATCAAGAGGTTTGTCCTAAGTGTGATCATCATATGCGTTTGGGTGGTCGTCAACGATTAGAAACTTTTTTAGATGACGGTAGTTTTGTAGAAACCTCGGCCAATGTTACTCCAGTAGATGCTTTGAAGTTTAAAGATTTAAAAAAATATAAGGATCGTATCTCAGCGGCTCAAAAAGCGACTGGTGAAAAAGACTCCTTCATTACTGGTTCTGGAACTATCGAAGGTTTGCCTGTTATGGTTGGTGCTTTTGAATTTAAGTTTATGGGTGGCTCAATGGGATCTGTTGTCGGTGAGAAATTTGTCCGCGCAGTAAATGAAGCTATTGAGCGTAAAACACCATTTATCTGTTTTTCAGCTAGTGGTGGAGCACGTATGCAAGAAGCATTGTTCTCTCTAATGCAGATGGCGAAAACTAGTGCGGCTTTAGGTCGATTAAGAGCTCAAGGTTTACCTTTTATTTCTGTATTAACTGATCCAACAATGGGTGGGGTTTCTGCGAGTTTTGCGATGTTAGGTGATTTGAATGTAGCCGAGCCAAAAGCATTAATTGGTTTTGCAGGCCCACGTGTTATTGAACAAACTGTGCGTGAGAAACTTCCAGAAGGTTTCCAGCGAAGTGAGTTTTTATTAGAGCATGGTGCTATTGATCGTATTATTCATCGTCACAATCTTAGAACTGAGTTGGCTGATATTTGTAAGATGCTTCAAAACAAGCCTGCTTAA
- the trpA gene encoding tryptophan synthase subunit alpha, with translation MSRIQKTLANLKANGKTALIPYITAGDPEPNATIGLMHLLVEKGADIIELGVPFSDPMADGPVIQKAVERALKHNVSLDDVLEFVRVFREKDDKTPIVLMGYLNPVEAEGYESFANAASSVGVDAVLTVDMPPEESMGYKEALESKGLDRVFLVSPTTPESRLQAVNEKGSGFVYYVSLKGVTGSKELDVKDVAIQLERLKTQITHPIGIGFGIKDGETAYEMAKLGDAVIVGSSLVTLIEANESKGLYDIHLAIGEKMTEFRDAIDRADANK, from the coding sequence ATGAGTAGAATACAGAAAACATTAGCAAACCTAAAAGCCAATGGCAAGACTGCATTGATACCGTATATTACTGCGGGAGATCCAGAGCCAAACGCTACTATTGGATTAATGCATCTTTTGGTAGAAAAGGGTGCAGATATTATTGAATTGGGAGTGCCATTTTCAGACCCAATGGCAGATGGTCCTGTTATTCAAAAAGCGGTCGAGCGTGCTTTAAAGCATAACGTTAGTTTGGATGATGTTTTAGAGTTTGTACGAGTTTTTCGTGAAAAAGATGATAAGACTCCAATTGTCTTGATGGGGTATCTGAATCCAGTTGAGGCTGAGGGTTATGAATCTTTTGCTAATGCTGCAAGCTCGGTGGGAGTGGATGCGGTATTAACGGTAGATATGCCTCCTGAAGAATCGATGGGGTATAAAGAAGCTTTAGAATCTAAGGGGTTAGACCGTGTTTTCTTAGTTTCACCGACAACACCAGAAAGCCGCTTACAAGCTGTGAATGAGAAAGGCAGCGGTTTTGTTTATTATGTCTCTTTAAAAGGGGTTACGGGTTCAAAAGAACTTGATGTGAAAGATGTAGCAATACAGTTAGAGAGATTAAAAACCCAAATTACTCACCCGATTGGTATTGGTTTCGGAATCAAAGATGGTGAAACGGCTTATGAAATGGCTAAACTAGGCGATGCTGTTATTGTCGGCTCTTCATTAGTGACTTTGATTGAGGCCAATGAGTCTAAAGGACTTTATGATATTCATTTGGCTATTGGCGAAAAAATGACCGAATTCCGCGATGCGATAGATCGTGCAGATGCAAACAAATAA
- the trpB gene encoding tryptophan synthase subunit beta gives MTIDFSKFPDKHGHFGPYGGIFAPETLMAALEQLNQEYESVKNSPDFLNEIADDLRDYVGRPTPLYYAERWSKELGGAKIYLKREDLNHTGAHKVNNTIGQALLAKRLGKTRIIAETGAGQHGVASATVAARLGLECVVYMGADDVVRQAPNVMRMKMLGAKVVAVESGSRTLKDALNEAMRDWVTNVDDTFYIIGTVAGPHPYPAMVRDFQAVIGEEARRQILEKEGKLPDALIACVGGGSNAIGLFHKFLGDESVQIYGVEPAGHGLETGEHAAPLCKGTPGVLHGNRTYLMQDKNGQILGTHSISAGLDYPGVGPEHSWLKDIGRVNYVAIDDEEALQGFRDLTRFEGIIPALESSHALAYATKLAPTMRPDQTIIINLSGRGDKDMNTIAQIEGYEF, from the coding sequence ATGACTATAGATTTTTCAAAATTTCCAGATAAACATGGACACTTTGGGCCTTACGGTGGGATTTTTGCCCCAGAGACCTTAATGGCCGCTTTAGAGCAGTTGAATCAGGAATATGAAAGTGTTAAAAATAGCCCTGATTTTTTAAACGAGATTGCTGATGATTTAAGAGATTACGTTGGTCGTCCAACCCCGCTTTATTACGCTGAACGATGGTCTAAAGAGTTGGGTGGTGCCAAAATTTATTTAAAGCGTGAAGACTTAAATCATACTGGTGCACATAAAGTTAATAACACCATTGGTCAGGCTCTTTTAGCAAAACGCCTTGGTAAAACACGTATTATTGCTGAAACAGGAGCGGGTCAACATGGTGTTGCTAGTGCAACAGTCGCAGCTCGTTTGGGTTTAGAATGTGTGGTATATATGGGGGCGGATGACGTTGTTCGTCAAGCTCCTAACGTTATGCGTATGAAAATGCTCGGAGCTAAAGTTGTGGCAGTTGAATCTGGTTCACGTACTTTAAAAGACGCATTAAACGAAGCGATGCGTGACTGGGTAACGAATGTAGATGATACTTTCTATATCATTGGTACGGTTGCAGGTCCACACCCTTATCCTGCAATGGTACGTGACTTTCAAGCAGTGATCGGTGAAGAAGCACGTCGCCAAATTTTAGAAAAAGAAGGTAAATTACCTGATGCTCTAATCGCTTGTGTTGGTGGTGGTTCAAACGCAATTGGTTTGTTTCATAAATTTTTAGGTGATGAATCTGTACAAATTTACGGTGTAGAGCCTGCCGGTCACGGCTTGGAGACAGGTGAGCACGCAGCTCCTCTTTGCAAAGGAACGCCTGGTGTGTTGCATGGTAACCGTACTTATTTAATGCAAGATAAAAATGGTCAGATTTTAGGCACGCACTCTATTTCTGCTGGTCTAGATTATCCTGGGGTTGGGCCTGAGCATTCTTGGTTAAAAGATATTGGTCGAGTTAATTATGTGGCGATTGATGATGAAGAAGCGTTACAAGGTTTTAGGGATTTAACTCGATTTGAAGGGATTATTCCTGCTTTGGAATCAAGTCATGCTTTAGCTTATGCAACAAAATTGGCACCTACAATGCGACCAGATCAGACAATTATCATAAACTTGTCAGGCCGTGGTGATAAAGATATGAATACCATCGCACAAATTGAAGGTTATGAGTTTTAA
- a CDS encoding phosphoribosylanthranilate isomerase yields the protein MTLRTRVKICGLTSREDALLAVNAGADAIGLVFYEPSPRHVEIDQACKIAQSIPAFVTKTALFVNPEKAYVQQVLDTVAIDLLQFHGDETAEFCQQFGRPYIKAVRMQESTDLELLAKEFVSSCGLLLDAYVAGKPGGTGEKFNWEWIPKESDLPIILAGGLTSLNVKQAIQVASPWAVDVSGGVEASKGIKSSEKIKQFMQQVMSTVE from the coding sequence ATGACACTAAGAACTCGTGTTAAAATTTGTGGATTAACTTCAAGAGAAGATGCTCTTTTGGCAGTGAACGCTGGGGCAGATGCCATTGGATTAGTTTTTTATGAGCCTAGTCCAAGACATGTTGAAATAGACCAGGCCTGTAAAATTGCTCAATCTATTCCAGCGTTTGTGACTAAAACGGCCTTGTTTGTTAACCCTGAAAAGGCTTATGTTCAACAAGTTTTAGATACGGTAGCTATTGATTTACTACAGTTTCATGGTGATGAAACAGCAGAGTTTTGCCAACAGTTTGGAAGGCCTTATATCAAAGCCGTTCGAATGCAAGAATCTACAGACCTAGAACTCTTAGCTAAAGAGTTTGTAAGTTCATGTGGATTATTGTTGGATGCTTATGTAGCAGGTAAGCCAGGTGGAACGGGTGAAAAATTTAATTGGGAATGGATTCCAAAAGAATCTGATTTACCCATTATTTTGGCAGGTGGATTAACGTCATTAAATGTCAAACAAGCAATTCAGGTAGCGTCTCCTTGGGCGGTGGATGTGAGTGGTGGTGTTGAAGCTTCAAAAGGCATTAAATCATCAGAAAAAATTAAGCAATTTATGCAACAAGTAATGAGTACAGTTGAATGA
- the truA gene encoding tRNA pseudouridine(38-40) synthase TruA, with translation MNKIALCVEYIGTNYCGWQRQSHCDSVQAQVEKALSSIAAHPVDVHCAGRTDTGVHSVGQIVHFETSVSRPNKAWVQGVNTQLPDDVRIRWAKEVEDDFHARFSAVARQYRYVIYNREVHSAVLNGRVTWEPYKLDESLMNAAAQSLIGENDFSSFRASACQASHAMREVQSIKVSRKGDFIFIDIQANAFLHHMVRNIAGTLVEVGKKHQSVNWVADLLLAKDRTLAAATAPASGLYFVNAIYPQELQIPQVALDEVLWQ, from the coding sequence GTGAATAAAATTGCACTTTGTGTTGAATATATAGGCACAAATTATTGTGGTTGGCAGAGACAAAGTCACTGTGATTCAGTTCAAGCACAAGTTGAAAAAGCGTTATCGAGCATAGCGGCTCATCCTGTTGATGTGCATTGTGCGGGTAGAACCGATACTGGTGTGCATTCTGTTGGGCAGATTGTGCATTTTGAGACATCAGTATCGCGGCCTAATAAAGCCTGGGTACAAGGGGTAAATACTCAGTTACCTGATGATGTTCGCATTAGATGGGCAAAAGAGGTTGAGGATGATTTTCATGCTCGCTTTTCAGCTGTTGCTCGCCAGTATCGTTATGTTATTTATAACCGAGAGGTACACTCTGCTGTTCTTAATGGAAGAGTAACCTGGGAACCTTATAAGCTTGATGAAAGCTTAATGAATGCGGCGGCACAAAGTTTAATCGGTGAAAACGACTTTAGCTCTTTTAGAGCTTCAGCGTGCCAAGCTAGTCACGCAATGCGTGAAGTTCAGTCTATTAAAGTCTCTCGTAAAGGAGATTTTATTTTCATAGACATACAAGCCAATGCATTTTTACATCATATGGTTAGAAATATTGCGGGCACCTTAGTTGAGGTAGGTAAAAAACATCAGTCCGTGAACTGGGTGGCAGATTTGCTTTTAGCAAAAGATCGAACGCTTGCGGCAGCAACCGCACCAGCAAGTGGTTTATATTTTGTAAATGCTATTTATCCACAAGAATTGCAGATTCCACAGGTTGCTCTAGATGAAGTGTTATGGCAATAA
- a CDS encoding aspartate-semialdehyde dehydrogenase, which produces MTKLYDVAVVGATGAVGETILKVLEERNFPVGTLYPLASSRSAGKKIEFNGAWVEVLDLETFDFSKAQIGLFSPGASVSKIYAPKAAEAGCVVVDNTSEFRYDDDIPLVVPEVNPEAIAGYKTRGIIANPNCSTIQMLVALKPIYDAVGISRINVATYQAVSGTGKEAIEELAKQTANLLNMKPVETKVYPKQIAFNCIPQIDVFMENGYTKEEMKMVWETKKIMGDDSILVNPTAVRVPVFFGHSEAVHIETKEKISAEQAKELFKNAEGIVLIDEHVDGGYPTAVSDAANTNPVYIGRVREDITIPNGLNIWVVADNVRKGAATNTVQIAEVLIKDYI; this is translated from the coding sequence ATGACAAAGTTATATGATGTTGCAGTGGTTGGTGCTACAGGTGCAGTTGGTGAAACAATTTTAAAAGTACTTGAAGAGCGTAACTTTCCCGTTGGAACTTTATATCCATTAGCAAGTAGCCGTTCTGCGGGTAAAAAAATTGAATTTAATGGTGCTTGGGTAGAAGTATTAGATTTAGAAACGTTTGATTTTTCAAAAGCACAAATTGGTCTGTTTTCACCTGGGGCTAGCGTGTCTAAAATTTACGCACCAAAAGCCGCTGAAGCGGGTTGTGTAGTTGTAGATAATACGTCAGAATTTCGTTATGACGATGATATTCCATTAGTTGTTCCCGAAGTTAATCCTGAAGCGATTGCAGGCTATAAAACTCGTGGCATTATTGCCAATCCTAACTGCTCAACAATCCAAATGTTAGTTGCTCTTAAACCTATTTATGATGCTGTTGGTATTAGTCGTATTAACGTAGCTACTTACCAGGCTGTTTCAGGTACTGGTAAAGAAGCGATTGAAGAATTAGCCAAACAAACGGCTAATTTACTGAATATGAAGCCAGTAGAAACTAAAGTTTACCCTAAGCAAATTGCCTTTAACTGTATTCCGCAAATTGATGTGTTTATGGAAAATGGTTACACCAAAGAAGAGATGAAAATGGTGTGGGAAACTAAAAAAATCATGGGAGATGATTCAATTTTAGTTAACCCAACAGCGGTACGTGTTCCTGTATTTTTTGGTCATAGTGAAGCGGTTCATATTGAAACCAAAGAAAAAATCTCTGCTGAACAAGCCAAAGAGTTATTTAAGAATGCCGAAGGTATTGTGTTAATAGATGAGCATGTCGATGGTGGTTACCCAACGGCTGTAAGTGACGCGGCAAACACTAACCCTGTTTATATTGGTCGTGTACGTGAAGATATTACTATTCCGAACGGTTTAAATATTTGGGTGGTTGCGGATAATGTTCGTAAAGGTGCTGCGACCAATACGGTTCAGATTGCTGAAGTGTTAATTAAAGACTATATCTAG
- a CDS encoding polymer-forming cytoskeletal protein, which produces MGIFKSKRQPNRAEGGKTIIAEGCKISGEVTELKGSLHIDGYVEGVIDSEFDVSIGVSGQVTGLVKARSIVLSGTLEGKVACEKIDILKTGKLIGELISGELTVETGGKFIGQSHEMTEGGMIVSLPETFAQLNRTNKQNHGSQPTIESKEIERKDIDSEEADKPLES; this is translated from the coding sequence ATGGGCATCTTTAAGTCAAAACGTCAACCAAATCGTGCAGAAGGTGGGAAAACAATTATCGCCGAAGGCTGCAAAATTAGCGGTGAAGTAACCGAATTAAAAGGTTCTTTGCATATTGATGGCTATGTAGAAGGTGTTATTGATAGCGAATTTGATGTTTCGATTGGTGTTTCAGGTCAAGTAACAGGCCTGGTAAAAGCAAGAAGCATTGTATTGAGTGGTACGCTTGAAGGTAAAGTGGCTTGTGAAAAGATTGATATCTTAAAAACAGGAAAGTTGATTGGTGAGTTGATTAGTGGTGAGTTGACCGTTGAAACAGGTGGTAAGTTTATTGGTCAAAGTCATGAGATGACAGAGGGTGGTATGATTGTGAGTTTGCCAGAAACTTTTGCTCAATTGAATCGTACAAATAAACAAAATCACGGTAGTCAACCAACGATTGAATCTAAAGAGATCGAAAGAAAAGATATCGATTCTGAAGAAGCAGATAAGCCTCTTGAATCGTAG
- a CDS encoding peptidoglycan DD-metalloendopeptidase family protein has product MRNYFTVTISDVHGSRHYSFKHFIRQFAWLIVSIFLLIWTVGAVSLWWLTYQAHEMEAHNQKMVETYNQVLLKTKNDYQHLLDEKSDIEKDLEKKNAQVEFLDQSLQGLESLVGIDPEEPEKLPYKERVKLVQLNTLGKSLMLSMIPSGHPVAKFEGITSPFGYRIHPITGKREFHGGLDYRGPIGEDVHATAEGVVQYSAYNEESGYGNLVTVLHSNGFRTRYGHLSQRSVKEGDIVTKGQKIGEIGSTGRSTGPHLHYEVWFLHHRLNPLPFDKWSIENYDGIFTKVKGVPWASLSQNVNQIVQKVGKQLSPKAAKLAVK; this is encoded by the coding sequence ATGAGAAATTACTTTACCGTCACTATTAGTGATGTGCATGGTTCGCGCCATTACTCCTTTAAGCATTTTATTCGACAGTTTGCTTGGCTGATTGTGTCTATATTTTTGCTTATTTGGACTGTTGGAGCAGTTTCTCTGTGGTGGTTAACTTACCAAGCTCATGAAATGGAAGCCCATAATCAAAAGATGGTTGAAACCTATAATCAGGTTTTATTAAAAACCAAAAATGATTATCAACATCTACTTGATGAGAAAAGTGATATTGAGAAAGACCTTGAGAAGAAAAATGCTCAGGTTGAATTTTTAGATCAATCTTTACAAGGTTTAGAGAGTTTAGTCGGGATTGACCCTGAAGAGCCTGAAAAGTTACCTTATAAAGAGCGAGTTAAGTTAGTTCAGCTCAATACGTTAGGTAAAAGCCTAATGTTAAGTATGATTCCAAGCGGGCACCCAGTTGCTAAATTTGAGGGGATTACCAGCCCATTTGGTTATAGGATTCATCCTATAACGGGTAAACGAGAGTTTCACGGTGGCTTGGATTATCGTGGCCCAATTGGAGAAGATGTGCATGCAACCGCAGAAGGGGTTGTGCAGTATTCAGCCTATAACGAAGAGAGCGGTTATGGTAACTTAGTCACCGTTCTGCACTCTAATGGGTTTAGAACACGTTATGGACATCTAAGTCAGCGCTCAGTTAAAGAAGGCGACATTGTTACTAAGGGTCAAAAAATAGGCGAAATTGGATCTACAGGTCGTTCAACAGGTCCACATTTGCATTATGAAGTATGGTTTTTGCATCATAGATTAAACCCACTACCTTTTGATAAGTGGTCAATTGAAAACTATGATGGCATTTTTACAAAAGTTAAAGGGGTACCATGGGCATCTTTAAGTCAAAACGTCAACCAAATCGTGCAGAAGGTGGGAAAACAATTATCGCCGAAGGCTGCAAAATTAGCGGTGAAGTAA
- the leuB gene encoding 3-isopropylmalate dehydrogenase, whose protein sequence is MTQEVLILPGDGIGPEITAEAVKVLEALKKSDGLDISTTEDLVGGAAYDVHGVPLADETMAKAHAADAVLLGAVGGYKWESLDISVRPEKGLLRLRSEMQLFANLRPAFLYPQLADASTLKPEVVSGLDILIVRELTGGIYFGQPRGIRTLENGERQGFNTYVYSESEIKRIAHVAFQAAMKRNKKLTSVDKANVLEVTELWREIVDQVAVEYPEVEVKHMYVDNAAMQLVLNPKQFDVMVTGNMFGDILSDEASMLTGSIGMLASASLDANNKGMYEPSHGSAPDIAGQNLANPLATILSAAMMLRYSLGREDLAVKIENAVGKVLDQGLRTGDIYSEGMTRVSCSEMGDAVVAAL, encoded by the coding sequence ATGACACAAGAAGTATTGATTTTACCTGGTGATGGTATTGGTCCTGAAATTACGGCAGAAGCTGTAAAAGTATTAGAAGCATTAAAAAAGTCTGATGGTTTAGATATTTCGACTACAGAAGATCTTGTTGGTGGTGCAGCTTATGATGTTCATGGAGTGCCTTTAGCAGATGAGACCATGGCAAAAGCTCATGCGGCTGATGCAGTGCTTCTTGGTGCGGTAGGTGGTTATAAGTGGGAATCACTTGATATCTCTGTTCGACCAGAGAAGGGGCTTTTACGTTTACGCTCTGAAATGCAGTTGTTTGCAAATTTACGTCCTGCTTTTTTATACCCTCAGTTGGCAGATGCTTCTACGCTTAAGCCTGAGGTGGTATCAGGTTTAGATATTTTGATCGTACGTGAATTAACGGGTGGCATTTATTTTGGTCAGCCTCGTGGTATTCGTACTTTAGAAAATGGTGAACGCCAAGGTTTTAATACTTATGTGTACTCTGAATCTGAAATTAAACGTATTGCTCATGTGGCTTTTCAAGCGGCAATGAAACGAAACAAAAAGTTAACTTCTGTAGATAAAGCTAATGTTTTAGAAGTAACTGAACTATGGCGTGAAATTGTTGACCAAGTTGCGGTTGAATATCCAGAAGTTGAAGTAAAGCATATGTATGTTGATAACGCAGCTATGCAGTTGGTACTAAACCCTAAACAATTTGACGTTATGGTAACAGGCAATATGTTTGGTGATATCTTGTCTGATGAAGCGTCAATGCTAACAGGGTCTATTGGTATGTTGGCTTCTGCTTCTTTAGATGCAAACAATAAAGGTATGTATGAGCCTAGTCATGGTTCGGCACCTGATATTGCAGGTCAAAACTTGGCAAATCCATTAGCAACAATCTTATCTGCGGCAATGATGCTTCGTTACTCTTTAGGTCGTGAAGATCTAGCTGTAAAAATTGAAAATGCAGTGGGTAAAGTACTTGACCAAGGTTTGCGTACGGGTGATATTTACTCTGAAGGTATGACTCGTGTTTCTTGTAGCGAAATGGGTGATGCAGTCGTCGCCGCACTTTAA
- the leuD gene encoding 3-isopropylmalate dehydratase small subunit, translating into MEKFVKKTAIVAPMDRANVDTDAIIPKQFLKSIKRTGFGPNLFDEWRYEDVGEPDSDNSGRPLRKEFVLNQPRYQGAKVLLARENFGCGSSREHAPWALKDYGFDVIIAPSYADIFFNNSFKNGLLPIVLDEAIVDDLFNEVHAQEGYQLTVDLENQQIIKPNGEAIAFEVDSFRRHCLINGLDDIGLTLQHEADIKAYEEKTKKTAPWLFAG; encoded by the coding sequence ATGGAAAAGTTTGTAAAAAAGACCGCCATTGTGGCACCAATGGATCGTGCTAACGTAGATACCGATGCCATTATTCCAAAGCAGTTTTTAAAATCAATTAAACGCACTGGTTTTGGGCCTAACTTATTCGATGAGTGGCGTTACGAAGATGTGGGTGAGCCTGATTCAGATAATTCTGGCCGCCCATTGCGTAAAGAGTTTGTATTAAATCAGCCACGCTACCAAGGTGCAAAAGTGCTTCTAGCACGTGAAAACTTTGGTTGCGGTTCAAGTCGTGAACACGCTCCTTGGGCATTAAAAGATTACGGTTTTGATGTGATTATTGCGCCAAGCTATGCCGATATCTTTTTTAACAACAGTTTTAAAAACGGTCTATTACCAATTGTTTTAGATGAGGCTATTGTTGATGATTTATTTAATGAAGTGCATGCACAAGAAGGTTATCAATTAACGGTTGATTTAGAAAATCAGCAAATTATTAAGCCAAACGGTGAAGCGATTGCTTTTGAAGTGGATAGTTTCCGTCGTCACTGTTTGATTAATGGTCTAGATGACATTGGTTTAACACTTCAGCATGAAGCAGATATTAAAGCCTACGAGGAAAAAACCAAGAAAACAGCACCTTGGTTGTTTGCGGGTTGA